The following are encoded in a window of Roseimaritima ulvae genomic DNA:
- a CDS encoding MgtC/SapB family protein, whose amino-acid sequence MFDALVLKDLSTIAIAAGCGAVLGLEREFARKPAGLRTHIFVCAGSALMMILGQEIVNQFQEQESNSILSTDPIRALQAIVVGISFLGAGTIVHQRGEGVEGLTTAATIYLTAGIGVAAAVDRTSLALSVTVMAAVILLVVGFVEHKIAQRAKRNGEDDSE is encoded by the coding sequence ATGTTTGACGCACTTGTTCTGAAAGACTTATCTACAATCGCGATCGCGGCCGGCTGCGGCGCCGTGCTGGGCTTGGAGCGAGAATTTGCTCGCAAACCGGCTGGGCTTCGCACGCACATTTTTGTCTGCGCCGGTTCGGCTTTGATGATGATCCTCGGTCAGGAAATCGTGAATCAGTTTCAGGAGCAGGAAAGCAATTCGATTCTAAGCACCGATCCGATTCGAGCGTTGCAGGCGATCGTAGTGGGAATCAGCTTTTTGGGTGCCGGTACGATTGTGCATCAGCGAGGGGAGGGCGTCGAAGGATTGACCACCGCCGCAACGATTTATTTAACCGCGGGCATCGGCGTGGCCGCCGCGGTGGACCGTACTTCATTGGCGCTAAGCGTGACGGTCATGGCAGCGGTGATTCTATTGGTCGTTGGTTTTGTAGAGCACAAAATCGCCCAGCGGGCGAAGCGGAACGGAGAAGATGATTCGGAGTAA
- a CDS encoding YqaE/Pmp3 family membrane protein: MEYSRLLFAFILPPVSVYMQFGIGKHFWINCVLTLMGFVPGVVHAVLAMAQNRPGLKRL; this comes from the coding sequence ATGGAATATTCACGGTTATTGTTTGCGTTCATCCTTCCCCCCGTTTCGGTCTATATGCAGTTTGGGATCGGCAAGCACTTTTGGATTAACTGTGTACTAACGCTGATGGGATTTGTGCCTGGGGTGGTGCATGCCGTCCTTGCGATGGCTCAAAATCGACCAGGTCTGAAACGCTTGTAA
- a CDS encoding DedA family protein, which produces MESWIKETLDQLGVFGVGVLMLIENIFPPIPSEVVMPWAGYSVSQGNSSFIGVVVAGSIGSFIGAAVWYYLARWIGKERLAGWVERHGAWLTISPKDLDSVDAWFERWGAAAVLGCRLIPGLRTLISVPAGFADMPQGRFLLYTAIGTVIWTAALAGLGWWLGDNYGDLAGPLGWVSTAVVAGLLLIWLWRLVGQHAGRKSTN; this is translated from the coding sequence ATGGAAAGCTGGATTAAAGAGACGCTCGACCAACTCGGTGTGTTTGGCGTGGGTGTACTGATGCTGATCGAAAACATCTTTCCACCGATTCCCTCCGAGGTGGTGATGCCGTGGGCCGGCTATTCGGTCAGCCAGGGCAACTCGTCGTTTATCGGCGTGGTCGTGGCTGGCAGCATCGGATCGTTTATCGGCGCCGCCGTGTGGTATTACCTGGCACGTTGGATCGGCAAGGAACGACTGGCCGGTTGGGTGGAACGGCATGGTGCCTGGCTGACGATATCGCCAAAAGACTTGGATAGCGTCGACGCTTGGTTCGAACGCTGGGGGGCCGCCGCCGTACTGGGCTGCCGATTGATCCCCGGGCTGCGGACTCTGATCAGTGTCCCAGCCGGTTTTGCCGACATGCCGCAGGGTCGCTTCCTCCTGTACACGGCGATCGGAACCGTAATCTGGACCGCGGCACTGGCGGGCCTGGGATGGTGGTTGGGCGATAACTACGGAGATCTGGCCGGCCCCTTAGGCTGGGTCAGCACGGCCGTCGTTGCCGGTTTGCTGCTGATTTGGCTGTGGCGACTCGTCGGACAGCACGCTGGACGGAAATCGACCAACTGA
- the ctaD gene encoding cytochrome c oxidase subunit I translates to MSTEEQTERLLKAWETPRGWRYWSAVNNSEVGLWYTLTAFAFFLFGGVLALIMRIQLAVPDNNWLTPDQYNQIFTMHGSVMMFLFAVPILEAISIMLLPEMMGARDLPFPRLSAYGFWCFLIGGIFVCGSLFFGVGPRGGWFMYPPMTTEYQTGVGPDIWLLGLSFIEVASIAAAVELIVGALKCRPPGMRLNLIPLYAWYILVVAVMILFAFPPLIAGDLLMELERALDWPFFDADRGGDPMLWQHLFWIFGHPEVYIVFLPSIALVAMIVPTFAKTPMAGYGWIVLAAVGTGFLSFGLWVHHMFTTGLPGITIGIFSAASEAVAIPTGVQIFCFIATLLIGRVTKSVCLLFVLAGLATFIIGGLTGVMVAIAPFDYQAHDTYFIVGHLHYVLVGGTIFPIVAGFYYYYPFVTGKQLSERLGTLAFWLMLIGFNVAFFPMHLSGLWGMPRRVYTYPGGMGFDLPNLISSGGAFVLGAGFVVLLWDVLRPKGKQPLVKRNLWNAGTLEWSGQVPDKPWGIRSIPIITTRYPLWEQENLLTDIDEGKFYLPDAEEGLRETMVTSTVDAEPMQCLRVPGPTFLTMFAALFTGGVFIFSTYHWWIAAGISGLLSFGTIVTWLWTGTALIPEKATKDVGRGLTLPTYVSGPSAVGWWAMFITMLGDMTAFVSLVFGYFFYWTVHDTFPPTEFDGRSVAGPGVFWPLATIGLSVIAWGSVIAARHLNRRDRPVGFYLSLTVSVTSAGLAAASLFWGPYANGMDPTHHVYSASVCVLVLWTIVHLVVGVVMLLYCGARRLAGRMDATHDADIVNVTLYWHFLVLTVAMTGCVIGLFPLVA, encoded by the coding sequence ATGAGCACGGAAGAGCAGACGGAACGATTGCTAAAAGCCTGGGAAACGCCCCGAGGTTGGCGGTATTGGTCGGCTGTAAACAATAGCGAAGTCGGGTTGTGGTACACGCTGACGGCTTTCGCGTTCTTCCTGTTCGGGGGCGTGCTGGCGTTGATCATGCGGATCCAGCTGGCGGTCCCGGACAACAACTGGCTGACGCCCGACCAGTACAACCAAATCTTCACGATGCATGGCAGCGTGATGATGTTTTTGTTTGCCGTGCCGATTTTGGAAGCCATTTCGATCATGCTGCTTCCCGAAATGATGGGGGCCCGAGACCTGCCGTTCCCCCGGCTATCGGCGTACGGCTTTTGGTGCTTTTTGATCGGCGGCATCTTTGTCTGTGGGTCGCTATTCTTCGGCGTTGGCCCGCGTGGCGGTTGGTTCATGTATCCGCCCATGACGACCGAATACCAGACGGGTGTGGGCCCGGACATCTGGCTGCTGGGATTGTCGTTTATCGAAGTCGCCTCGATCGCAGCGGCGGTCGAATTGATCGTGGGGGCCCTCAAGTGCCGACCGCCGGGCATGCGGCTGAACCTGATCCCGCTGTACGCTTGGTACATCTTGGTCGTGGCGGTGATGATTCTGTTCGCCTTTCCGCCCTTGATTGCCGGCGATCTGCTGATGGAACTGGAACGCGCCCTCGATTGGCCGTTCTTTGATGCTGATCGCGGGGGTGACCCGATGCTCTGGCAGCACTTATTTTGGATCTTCGGCCATCCGGAAGTTTATATCGTCTTCCTGCCATCGATCGCTTTGGTAGCGATGATCGTGCCCACGTTTGCCAAAACGCCGATGGCCGGCTACGGCTGGATCGTACTGGCGGCCGTGGGCACAGGCTTCTTAAGTTTTGGCTTGTGGGTTCACCACATGTTCACGACCGGTCTGCCCGGTATCACCATCGGCATCTTCTCCGCCGCTTCCGAAGCCGTCGCAATTCCCACGGGCGTGCAAATTTTCTGCTTCATCGCCACGCTGCTGATCGGACGGGTGACCAAAAGCGTTTGCCTGCTGTTCGTGCTGGCGGGACTGGCAACCTTCATCATCGGCGGTTTAACCGGCGTGATGGTGGCGATCGCTCCTTTCGACTACCAGGCCCACGACACGTACTTCATCGTCGGCCATCTGCACTATGTGCTGGTCGGTGGCACGATCTTTCCCATCGTCGCCGGCTTCTATTACTACTACCCCTTCGTTACCGGCAAGCAACTTTCAGAACGACTGGGAACGCTAGCGTTCTGGTTGATGTTGATCGGGTTTAACGTGGCGTTCTTTCCCATGCACCTGAGCGGGTTGTGGGGCATGCCGCGTCGCGTCTACACCTATCCCGGCGGCATGGGGTTCGACCTGCCCAATCTGATTTCATCGGGGGGCGCCTTTGTGCTGGGAGCCGGATTTGTCGTGCTGCTGTGGGACGTGTTGCGTCCGAAAGGAAAACAGCCGCTGGTCAAACGCAATCTGTGGAACGCGGGAACGTTGGAATGGAGTGGTCAGGTGCCTGACAAACCCTGGGGCATTCGCAGCATTCCGATCATCACGACCCGCTACCCACTGTGGGAACAGGAAAACCTCCTGACGGACATCGACGAAGGCAAATTCTATCTGCCGGACGCCGAGGAAGGCCTTCGCGAAACGATGGTCACCAGTACGGTCGATGCCGAGCCGATGCAATGTCTGCGAGTGCCTGGGCCGACATTCCTGACCATGTTCGCGGCTCTATTCACCGGCGGCGTATTTATCTTTTCGACCTATCACTGGTGGATCGCCGCGGGCATCAGTGGGCTGTTGTCCTTCGGCACCATCGTGACCTGGCTGTGGACCGGAACGGCGTTGATTCCCGAGAAAGCCACAAAGGATGTCGGCCGGGGCTTAACCCTTCCCACCTATGTATCGGGACCGTCCGCGGTGGGTTGGTGGGCGATGTTCATCACCATGCTGGGTGACATGACGGCCTTTGTTTCCCTGGTGTTTGGCTACTTCTTCTACTGGACCGTGCACGATACCTTTCCGCCCACGGAATTTGACGGCCGCTCGGTCGCCGGCCCCGGGGTGTTCTGGCCTCTGGCTACGATTGGGCTGAGTGTTATCGCTTGGGGCAGCGTGATCGCAGCCCGGCATTTAAACCGCCGCGACCGCCCGGTCGGGTTTTACCTGTCGCTGACGGTGTCGGTAACATCTGCCGGTCTGGCGGCGGCAAGCTTGTTCTGGGGTCCTTACGCCAACGGTATGGACCCCACGCACCACGTTTATTCCGCATCGGTCTGTGTCCTGGTGCTGTGGACCATCGTACATCTGGTCGTGGGCGTCGTGATGCTGCTCTACTGCGGAGCTCGTCGCTTGGCGGGGCGTATGGATGCAACGCACGATGCCGACATCGTCAACGTGACGCTGTACTGGCATTTCCTTGTATTAACGGTGGCCATGACCGGCTGTGTCATCGGCTTGTTTCCTCTGGTGGCATGA
- the coxB gene encoding cytochrome c oxidase subunit II: MNDSPSQSALNPAGAGAEEIANLFYVMAVGAGIIWTIVIGVAIYALFYPGKHDARKTRFLVIGGGAVFPTVVLTALLTYGLAMLPELQRPAPEGNQVIEVAGVRWWWRVHYRLDDGRTIESANEIYLPVDEAVEFKLTSEDVIHAFWIPSLGGKTDMIPGRETRLKLLPNRPGTYRGVCAEFCGAAHTQMALDVVVVSREDFERYLNRLAQPADSFSSPGWTVFQRRGCAACHAIRGSQADGSVGPDLTHFGSRRSIGAATLPNTPDNLKRWITETHAVKPGVEMPAFETIEDAQLQDLVDFLGELQ, encoded by the coding sequence ATGAATGACTCGCCTTCTCAATCCGCACTGAACCCGGCCGGGGCCGGAGCGGAAGAGATTGCGAACCTGTTTTATGTCATGGCTGTGGGAGCTGGGATTATTTGGACGATCGTGATTGGCGTGGCGATTTATGCCTTGTTCTATCCCGGCAAGCACGACGCTCGCAAAACTCGATTCCTGGTCATCGGCGGCGGGGCCGTGTTTCCCACCGTGGTGCTCACCGCCCTGCTGACGTACGGCCTGGCGATGTTGCCCGAACTGCAGCGTCCGGCGCCCGAGGGCAACCAAGTTATCGAAGTGGCCGGCGTGCGTTGGTGGTGGCGAGTCCACTACCGGCTGGACGATGGGCGAACGATTGAATCGGCCAACGAGATCTATCTACCGGTCGACGAAGCCGTCGAATTCAAGCTGACCAGTGAAGATGTTATTCATGCGTTTTGGATTCCCTCGCTCGGTGGCAAGACCGATATGATTCCGGGTCGTGAAACCCGTCTAAAACTGCTGCCGAATCGACCGGGGACCTATCGCGGCGTATGTGCTGAATTCTGTGGAGCCGCTCATACACAGATGGCGTTGGATGTGGTCGTCGTGTCTCGAGAGGATTTCGAACGCTATCTCAATCGCCTGGCCCAGCCTGCCGATAGCTTCTCATCACCGGGCTGGACCGTGTTTCAACGACGTGGCTGCGCCGCTTGCCATGCGATTCGCGGCAGCCAAGCCGATGGCAGCGTGGGGCCCGACTTGACCCATTTTGGCAGCCGACGCAGCATTGGTGCCGCAACGCTGCCCAACACCCCGGACAACCTCAAACGCTGGATCACCGAAACGCACGCAGTGAAACCCGGCGTGGAAATGCCCGCCTTTGAAACCATCGAAGACGCTCAGCTGCAAGACCTGGTGGACTTCCTGGGAGAGCTGCAATGA
- a CDS encoding transmembrane prediction, whose protein sequence is MMTGSIRKHDESRPKPIRDRLWWVVSAPSLWALHFLACYITAAIWCEKASHPEQMSFLYALITGYSVVALVGIAAVGWLSYRNFRRGDPPLPYDFDDPQDRTHFIGFTTFLLAALSGIATLFTVLVFVLVGTCD, encoded by the coding sequence ATGATGACAGGAAGCATTAGGAAACACGACGAATCGCGGCCCAAGCCGATTCGTGATCGGCTGTGGTGGGTGGTGAGCGCGCCCTCGCTGTGGGCCCTGCATTTTTTGGCTTGTTATATCACGGCGGCGATTTGGTGCGAGAAAGCTTCGCACCCCGAACAGATGAGCTTCCTGTACGCCTTGATCACTGGCTATTCGGTCGTCGCCTTGGTTGGAATTGCGGCGGTGGGTTGGCTGAGCTATCGCAATTTTCGTCGTGGCGATCCGCCGCTTCCCTACGATTTCGATGACCCTCAAGACCGCACGCACTTCATCGGCTTCACGACCTTCCTGCTCGCCGCACTCAGTGGCATCGCGACCTTGTTCACAGTGCTGGTCTTTGTTTTGGTGGGGACGTGTGACTGA
- a CDS encoding amidohydrolase family protein: MLKPICTASSAWFVLLLLCGVLASSPATAQPTQQEEDGYLFHDSHFHLTNYVQEGTDLEDFLEIMGDKVGRSMLSGIPLQQQWMYANTGEFAPTYYTQTDAPLYYYSFTDAIIAHAYLRLKPEDRQRFDPMVTGFNPTDMYAADHIRRVLMTFPGVFSGIGEFSIHKEFVSSKVAGEVATLENKALDRILDFAAEVGMPVVLHCDVNTPFPRPNQDPYIAQKLRELAGRHRDATIIWAHIGLGRVVRPVKDQLAMVERGLSDPESKNIYFDISWDETAKYLVGSPETIEATANLINRFPKRFLFGTDSVAPKTQEAYLKTYQIYEPLFARLTPEAKHLLLKGNYERIFDEARRSVRQWEAANRQR; this comes from the coding sequence ATGTTGAAACCCATTTGTACGGCTTCGTCTGCCTGGTTCGTATTGCTTCTGCTGTGCGGGGTGTTGGCGTCGTCGCCCGCGACGGCTCAACCCACACAGCAGGAGGAGGACGGGTACCTGTTTCACGATTCGCACTTTCACCTGACCAACTACGTTCAGGAGGGCACGGACCTGGAGGATTTTTTAGAGATCATGGGCGACAAGGTAGGACGCAGCATGCTGAGCGGGATTCCATTGCAGCAACAGTGGATGTACGCCAACACAGGCGAATTCGCGCCCACCTATTACACCCAGACCGATGCGCCGCTGTACTACTACTCCTTTACCGACGCGATCATCGCCCACGCTTACCTGCGGTTAAAGCCCGAAGATCGACAGCGTTTTGATCCCATGGTCACCGGTTTTAATCCCACCGACATGTACGCGGCCGATCACATACGCCGTGTGCTGATGACCTTTCCCGGCGTGTTTTCGGGAATCGGTGAGTTTTCGATCCATAAAGAGTTTGTGTCTTCCAAGGTCGCCGGCGAGGTGGCGACTTTGGAAAACAAGGCACTGGACCGGATCCTGGATTTTGCCGCCGAAGTGGGGATGCCGGTCGTGCTGCACTGCGACGTCAACACGCCCTTTCCACGGCCCAATCAAGATCCCTACATCGCTCAAAAATTAAGAGAGTTAGCCGGTCGGCACCGAGACGCCACGATTATCTGGGCCCATATCGGTCTGGGGCGTGTGGTGCGGCCCGTCAAAGATCAGTTGGCAATGGTGGAACGCGGATTGAGTGACCCCGAGTCCAAGAACATCTACTTCGACATCTCCTGGGACGAGACGGCGAAGTACCTGGTGGGATCGCCGGAAACGATCGAAGCCACGGCGAACCTGATCAACCGCTTTCCAAAGCGGTTCCTGTTCGGCACCGACAGCGTCGCGCCGAAAACCCAGGAGGCGTACCTGAAGACCTATCAAATCTACGAACCGTTATTCGCGCGGTTGACGCCGGAAGCCAAACATCTGCTGCTGAAGGGCAACTACGAGCGGATCTTCGACGAAGCCCGCCGAAGCGTCCGGCAATGGGAAGCCGCCAACCGGCAGCGGTAG
- a CDS encoding CAP domain-containing protein yields the protein MLLLPLMICVCLLGSYGAAAEQAASDVDLDEVESAIVKQTNAFRERNELDGVVNNQHLTKAATEFAEFMAKSGKYGHRADGRTPAERAKAAGYEYCVVRENIAYRTNTGEVTVESLLDVFVQGWIDSPPHRENMLADYVTHTGVAVATTDGITYYAVQLFGRDKSAAFEIEISNRSEQAEVVIVAANDSEDEIELPPRGIVRMKRCFPTTVRLEGDDAGQTYSESVRLVIEDQQLQAASP from the coding sequence GTGCTGCTGCTTCCTTTGATGATCTGTGTCTGTTTGCTCGGTTCCTATGGGGCGGCTGCCGAGCAGGCGGCAAGCGATGTCGATCTGGATGAGGTCGAGTCGGCGATCGTGAAACAAACAAATGCGTTTCGCGAGCGGAATGAACTGGACGGGGTTGTCAACAATCAACACCTAACCAAGGCCGCGACGGAGTTCGCCGAATTCATGGCAAAGTCTGGTAAATACGGACACCGTGCCGATGGTCGCACGCCCGCGGAACGCGCCAAAGCGGCGGGGTACGAGTATTGCGTGGTCCGAGAGAATATCGCGTATCGGACCAACACCGGCGAAGTTACCGTCGAGAGTTTGCTCGACGTTTTTGTGCAGGGCTGGATCGACTCCCCGCCGCATCGTGAAAACATGCTGGCCGATTATGTCACCCATACCGGCGTCGCCGTGGCTACAACCGATGGGATTACCTACTACGCCGTTCAGTTGTTTGGGCGAGACAAATCGGCGGCGTTCGAAATCGAAATTAGCAATCGGTCCGAACAAGCCGAAGTGGTGATCGTTGCGGCAAATGACAGCGAGGATGAAATTGAGTTGCCGCCACGGGGAATCGTGCGGATGAAACGCTGCTTCCCCACCACGGTTCGGTTGGAGGGCGACGACGCGGGCCAGACATATTCTGAGTCGGTTCGTTTGGTCATCGAAGACCAGCAACTGCAGGCGGCTTCGCCATGA
- a CDS encoding dihydrolipoyl dehydrogenase family protein: MSSTEFDLVVLGTGPSGGTVARQIAERGQRVAIVDAREFGGVCALRGCNPKKVYVNAGAVVDQVRRAQGSLLSQGEASIDWSQLHQFKRQFTQPVLDSSEDKYRDAGIATYHGAAEFLSPSRLRIEDAELQAKRVLIATGAKPVPLGIDGEQHILHSDDFLGLSELPERILFIGGGYVSMEFAHVVARCGRTVAVVQNDSRILTGFDADMVESLTRYSREQGIRFHLDASVTAVERQDGGGLRAVLSDGQSIATDMVIHGAGRVPNIDKLNLDAGEVEFGKQGVAVDQYLRSVSNPRVYATGDCADSDVPRLTPVANEEARAVVVNLAADEPHAVADYGVVPSVAFTTPSIASIGLSEAEARKQCDKLRVHADDMSSWGSVRKTGGTVAAYKILIDGNTDRILGAHLLGPAAEETINLFALAMKHDLTAADIKSTLFVFPTFASDVRQML; this comes from the coding sequence ATGAGTTCTACGGAATTTGATCTGGTTGTCTTGGGGACGGGACCATCCGGGGGTACCGTCGCTCGTCAGATCGCTGAACGAGGACAGCGTGTGGCGATCGTTGACGCTCGTGAGTTCGGCGGAGTGTGCGCACTACGCGGTTGCAACCCCAAGAAGGTGTATGTTAACGCCGGTGCGGTGGTCGATCAGGTTCGTCGCGCGCAAGGAAGTTTGCTGTCGCAGGGCGAGGCGAGCATTGACTGGTCCCAACTGCATCAGTTCAAGCGGCAATTCACGCAACCGGTGTTGGACAGCAGCGAAGACAAGTATCGTGACGCCGGTATTGCGACCTACCACGGGGCGGCTGAGTTTTTGTCGCCGTCGCGATTGCGAATCGAAGACGCAGAGTTGCAAGCGAAACGCGTGCTGATCGCAACGGGAGCCAAACCGGTGCCGTTGGGCATCGACGGCGAACAGCATATTCTCCACAGCGATGATTTCCTCGGTCTATCGGAATTGCCGGAGCGGATTTTATTCATCGGCGGTGGGTACGTCTCGATGGAGTTCGCCCATGTGGTCGCACGCTGTGGGCGCACGGTTGCCGTCGTACAAAATGATTCGCGGATCTTGACCGGGTTTGATGCGGATATGGTGGAATCGTTGACACGCTACTCACGCGAGCAGGGCATTCGATTTCATCTGGACGCCAGTGTCACAGCGGTTGAACGTCAAGATGGAGGTGGGCTTCGCGCCGTGTTGTCCGATGGGCAATCCATCGCGACGGACATGGTGATTCACGGTGCCGGTCGCGTGCCCAATATCGACAAATTGAATTTGGACGCCGGCGAAGTTGAGTTCGGTAAGCAAGGCGTCGCTGTCGATCAATATCTAAGAAGCGTTTCCAATCCGCGGGTCTACGCCACGGGGGATTGCGCCGATTCGGACGTGCCGCGTCTGACCCCGGTCGCAAACGAAGAAGCTCGAGCGGTGGTGGTTAATTTGGCCGCCGACGAGCCTCACGCCGTGGCGGACTATGGCGTGGTGCCCAGCGTCGCGTTTACCACGCCCAGTATCGCGTCGATCGGTTTGAGCGAAGCGGAGGCACGCAAGCAATGCGACAAGTTGCGAGTTCACGCCGATGATATGTCCTCGTGGGGCAGTGTTCGCAAGACGGGAGGCACCGTCGCGGCGTACAAAATTCTGATCGATGGCAACACCGATCGTATTCTAGGGGCTCACCTGCTGGGCCCCGCCGCCGAAGAGACGATCAATCTGTTTGCGCTGGCGATGAAACACGATCTGACGGCCGCGGACATTAAGTCGACTTTGTTCGTGTTTCCAACCTTTGCCTCTGACGTGCGCCAAATGCTGTAA
- a CDS encoding AI-2E family transporter: protein MPRHFSFWLLVGFVAAIGFLFFHIIKPFIVAIFIAIVLAVLFTPVHRWVADRLAGHDRIAAGITTALVMLLILLPIGTTLLMAGTQIMQVSENVAAWFNGQSTDGIEITIDKIERTKFGATVSELYADLPNGQQEQVRQTVAKVGDGVTADLYAKTRGLLTDVFTFALSLSIMTLGLYYFLADRDLFTREIHRLLPFHDEEEERLTEKFQSVCQGVVLGTIVAGVVQATLSGIAFGVLGVPNVWVLIVLTMFCSFIPFVGAAAVWAPVSLWLFAEGRYAAGIGLLTYGAAVVSTSDNLVRAYVIGNQAKLHPLVALISVLGALKLMGLWGIFVGPMVAAFLYALLNITKERARYAQHRQTEPRQTARSQTEQIGVIVDGKLD from the coding sequence ATGCCCCGCCATTTCTCCTTTTGGTTGCTGGTCGGATTTGTAGCCGCCATCGGCTTTCTATTCTTCCACATCATCAAACCGTTCATCGTGGCGATCTTTATCGCGATCGTCTTGGCGGTGTTGTTTACACCCGTGCATCGCTGGGTCGCCGATCGCTTAGCCGGCCATGACCGGATCGCAGCGGGGATCACGACGGCTTTGGTGATGTTGCTGATCCTGTTGCCAATCGGCACCACGCTGTTGATGGCGGGCACCCAAATCATGCAGGTCAGCGAGAACGTGGCGGCATGGTTTAATGGCCAGTCCACCGACGGGATTGAAATAACGATCGACAAAATCGAAAGGACAAAGTTCGGCGCCACGGTCAGCGAGCTGTATGCCGACTTGCCGAATGGCCAGCAGGAACAGGTCCGCCAAACGGTCGCCAAGGTCGGTGACGGTGTGACGGCCGACCTATACGCAAAAACGCGAGGCTTGCTAACCGATGTGTTTACCTTCGCGCTCAGCCTCAGCATCATGACGCTGGGCTTGTATTATTTCCTCGCCGACCGTGATTTATTCACGCGAGAGATCCACCGCTTGCTGCCATTTCATGACGAGGAAGAGGAACGACTGACGGAAAAGTTTCAGTCCGTTTGCCAAGGCGTCGTGTTGGGAACGATTGTCGCAGGAGTGGTCCAGGCAACGTTGTCCGGCATCGCCTTCGGCGTCTTGGGTGTACCCAACGTTTGGGTACTAATTGTCCTCACCATGTTTTGTTCATTTATACCCTTTGTCGGCGCGGCAGCGGTTTGGGCACCGGTTTCGCTGTGGTTGTTCGCCGAAGGACGGTACGCCGCCGGCATTGGATTGCTGACTTATGGAGCGGCGGTCGTTTCCACATCCGACAATCTGGTGCGAGCCTACGTGATCGGCAACCAAGCCAAATTGCATCCGCTGGTCGCCCTGATTTCCGTCCTGGGAGCCCTCAAACTGATGGGGCTATGGGGGATTTTCGTCGGACCAATGGTCGCCGCCTTCTTGTACGCGTTGCTCAATATCACCAAGGAACGCGCGCGATACGCGCAACACCGACAGACAGAACCTCGCCAAACAGCCCGCAGCCAAACAGAACAAATTGGAGTTATCGTAGATGGAAAGCTGGATTAA